The following coding sequences are from one Streptomyces sp. NBC_01485 window:
- a CDS encoding helix-turn-helix domain-containing protein translates to MTVEGEPESSDSMRTFGAVVQALRIFHGLSREEFAGLIGFSKHTVASVELGRRLADVDFVEAAEAVLGNTGALRKAAECLERQPGLASWFRRWAGLEKTAITLYTYECRMIPGLLQTEAYLRALSADQLPPLDDEQIEELWAARADRQRLLHERPNTAFSFILEEHLFLRRTGGAEVTLGVIDHLLDISKLRNVEIQIMPTIQESHAGLAGPLQLLETPKNKWFGYAEGQESGQLISDPKVVSVLQARYARMRSQALTLGDSVSLLQRMRGNL, encoded by the coding sequence ATGACGGTCGAAGGTGAGCCCGAGTCGTCGGACAGCATGCGGACGTTCGGGGCGGTGGTCCAGGCGTTGCGCATCTTTCACGGGCTGAGCAGGGAGGAGTTCGCCGGCCTCATCGGCTTCTCCAAACACACGGTGGCGTCAGTGGAGTTGGGGCGGCGACTGGCGGATGTGGACTTCGTCGAAGCGGCGGAGGCGGTGCTCGGCAACACAGGGGCCTTGAGGAAGGCGGCAGAGTGCCTTGAGCGCCAGCCGGGGTTGGCTTCTTGGTTCCGGCGGTGGGCCGGACTGGAGAAGACGGCGATCACGCTCTATACGTACGAGTGCAGGATGATCCCTGGGCTGCTTCAGACAGAGGCGTACCTGCGGGCACTGTCCGCCGATCAGCTTCCGCCACTGGACGACGAGCAGATCGAGGAACTGTGGGCCGCTCGGGCCGATCGGCAGCGACTGCTGCATGAGCGACCCAACACCGCGTTCAGCTTCATCCTCGAAGAGCACCTGTTCCTGCGGCGCACCGGCGGGGCGGAGGTCACACTCGGGGTCATCGACCACCTGCTGGACATCAGCAAGTTGCGGAACGTGGAGATCCAGATCATGCCGACGATCCAGGAGTCACATGCGGGACTTGCAGGCCCGCTACAGCTGCTGGAGACGCCAAAGAATAAGTGGTTCGGCTACGCCGAAGGGCAGGAGAGCGGCCAGTTGATCTCCGACCCCAAAGTGGTCAGCGTGCTCCAGGCACGGTATGCCAGGATGCGTTCACAG